A segment of the Mytilus trossulus isolate FHL-02 chromosome 12, PNRI_Mtr1.1.1.hap1, whole genome shotgun sequence genome:
CTGAAAGCCGTGTTGGATGTCATACAGGATGTTATATGATTCAAGATGTAACAAATGTGTGACGTGACTATGTGCTCCATTAACTTGCAGCAATTTGAATACAAGTTAATGAGATTGGTCTATAGTTGACCAGTTTATGTTTGCCCCCTGTTTATATGCCGGTGCGACCCTAGCATATTTCCAGTCGTTAGTTAGACACGTGAATGAAGAAGGTGGACTCAGATTTAAAATTCCATACAATTAgtgatattatttattattaaaaactgAATTATTGTCACTATACAATTCAGGCTGACCAAGTCTCAATGTCCCCTAAGATCAAACCTCGCTGATCATTAGACCAGAGATGAGAGTATGAATCAATGGCTGTCCCGGATCTCTGCCAATGATATGCCTGAAGACTATACTAGTATTGCCATGCGTCACATTTTCCACTTGACACGTGTCGCTTGAAGTTGTGTATGCCGAACTTAATCTATTCATACTGTTCTTAATTCTATTTCGATTGGAGAAGTTTCCCCATTGTGGTTTAAAGATTATTgttgcttctattctataccaGACATTTCTCTTGAGTGTATGATGTCTATCAAACGGGACATTGTGTGTATCAAGGTCTTGGGCTATCGTAAAGTTTTCTACATTCGATAGATCGTCTCCACCATGCTGATTCATTAAGTTATCTCCGTAATCCTGATAGCCCCTTGGTCTATAATGCAGAGAATCTATATCGATGTCCTCTTGTTTTATTGACCTCTTTAGTCTTAAACTGACCTTTGTCTGAATAGTTCTCGATGGCGGAACGTAGACAATAACGCCATGGAGATTTATATCTGatgttttacaatatatatccGCTGCTGCAAAAAGATGTTCAGAATTGTCCATACATCGCTGGATAATTTCTACAGAGCCATCAGCATGGCTAATATTTCGGAGAAGGCGCATGGTTTGTTTTCGCTTTTCGGAAGAAAACAAGCCTTCTGATTTAGTATGAATAGACTGGAATACTGATAGTATTTCATCTTTTGTTAGAATATTTTTGACCGTGATATTCCTAGCAAAGTATTCTACATCCATAAGTGGAAATCTTATGGCAAAAATTACGTCTCCCAAAACTGATcttatattttcatcattttccgAAATATTCTGTTTTCGACACTGATTTGCAGCCCAATTTATACTACTTTCATATACAAGTTCTTCTTTACATGATAGTCTTTCGTACCGTATTACCTCTAAAAAGCAGTCTTTGCCAAGGCTATGGAACTGACTCGACCCTAAGCATCTAATTGTGTCTCTTGAAATGTATTGCAGGCATTCTAATTTAAGATCATCGAGGGAGAAATCAATGGCTGTTTGTAGCACATTCCACACACGGTTCAAATCTATCAGGGAATGAAGGAACCTCACACATGCCGTTTTCATGCTTTGGATGAGATATTTATCCGCACAATAAAGAAGTCCATAAACATTTTCTTCGTTCAGGGAAAACGTGTCCGCATAAATTAGcctgaaatataacaacaaatgaGTTCCATTTGTGtggtaaaaatttgatataaacatCATTAGAACaatgacttttaaataaaaaatgtaaaaaaggtTCTACCTTAACTTTATTAATAATGAGTCTACAGAAATactttctatataaaaataaaaaaataaaagcatggATTTTTATCACTGAAGATAATACCGtgtcttaatatatattttatgtgtgTTTTGTGCGTGAGCTGTTGTGTTGCTGCCAAATTGGGATACGTTCATACATCAATCATATATTGGATGGATTTTTCAACTCTATTTCAAGCCTACTTTTACTACAACTGTACctcaacatttgtttaaatatatctgCCTCAATATCCGGAACAGCAACTTCTGTCTGTTCTGCCAAAGGACCAGCAAACATGGCAAAAAATACAGGACTCGCACTTGCTACAATGTTTTTATGGGCGTTAACCTCTGTATGGTTGGAACCTACGATAAATTTGACATCCACCAACACCTCATTTGTAAGCAAGTACACCAAGCGTTCCGGAAGTGCCTTTCCTGTCTGCCAGTCTGTCTCTGGAGGGTCATCGATATCGTCCATCAGAATATCTTAAAAAGTAGACCAAAGAACAGTTTTATACtagtactagtatataaaaattatcaaggttaagcatttttttatgatttcagaTTACATGCATGGTAACCTAAACTCTATGTAATACCACAGTAAAAAATAGCTATTGAGGCACTGGCTACAGTGACACTGaaatgtatcaatatttttaaaccaGTACTATAAATTAGATTACAACAATTATTGTTAGACGGAAGGTTCACATCATTCGTACACGGCTTTGATGATAATGAACATTACACGAACGACGACTCTCGGTTTATAATCAAACTCCGTTATCATCAAACACCGAAACAGCTTAGTTtcacaactataagtcaccatTGTGAAGTTCTGTGTCATTGGGTTCTAtcgtggagagttgtctcatcagcAGTCACACCACTTTTTATAGttcaacaaatttaaatatcgCTGCTTTTTCGTAGTTTGGTTTATAATATTGAAGCTAATCTAAAATCTAGTCCAAGACGATGTGTGCAcagaattttaatttaaaagcgAACCGTAGTTGTTGCTTTTAACAACATATCATAATTTTAACCTATGCCAGACACCAGGAATTCAAATCTTTGGTTTTTGTATGGTAAAATTGTTTTAGCACAAACCATCTCATTtgattgtttcacatttttgtatGGTCTTTTAGAGCGTGTTGTACGGTTTTTACCATTTCCAAAGGTCGCACGGTGACTTATTATATATTAGTTGATATTCGCGTCTTTTTGCTTTCTCTGGAAAGAGGATACAGAACACCTTATACATCGGGGTCTCATTGTCACGAAGTCTGATAGAAAGTGTCAAGAAGTTCTAAGTTTGTATTTTCGTTgcatttattataataacaGATTATTTATTATACTATGCAAGGGTACCTCTATTAGAACTATATAGTATATCCCTTTACCGGAAAGACGAACACAGGTACCACTATATGCAAAACAAAATCGTCGTAGGATAGCTTTATGTACAAACTTACCACGAAAAATAGAAGCCATTCTTCCTAGTTTTTAGTTGCTGCTTACTTGGACGTTACGTCGTAACAGTGGATTTCATGTTGGTAGAAGGTTGTTGCCAAAAGTAACATACCATGACGTTGCCACAATGCTGAGGGCAAATATGCATcagggttgagttcaatatcgtagcagctacaTAGCAGCTACatgtatcaatatatatgtGGCAGCTAGTCTATAGCTATacgttcaatagtcaaaatgTACGTAGCACTAAGTAgcagctacgatattgaacgc
Coding sequences within it:
- the LOC134693349 gene encoding BTB/POZ domain-containing protein 6-like, with amino-acid sequence MASIFRDILMDDIDDPPETDWQTGKALPERLVYLLTNEVLVDVKFIVGSNHTEVNAHKNIVASASPVFFAMFAGPLAEQTEVAVPDIEADIFKQMLRLIYADTFSLNEENVYGLLYCADKYLIQSMKTACVRFLHSLIDLNRVWNVLQTAIDFSLDDLKLECLQYISRDTIRCLGSSQFHSLGKDCFLEVIRYERLSCKEELVYESSINWAANQCRKQNISENDENIRSVLGDVIFAIRFPLMDVEYFARNITVKNILTKDEILSVFQSIHTKSEGLFSSEKRKQTMRLLRNISHADGSVEIIQRCMDNSEHLFAAADIYCKTSDINLHGVIVYVPPSRTIQTKVSLRLKRSIKQEDIDIDSLHYRPRGYQDYGDNLMNQHGGDDLSNVENFTIAQDLDTHNVPFDRHHTLKRNVWYRIEATIIFKPQWGNFSNRNRIKNSMNRLSSAYTTSSDTCQVENVTHGNTSIVFRHIIGRDPGQPLIHTLISGLMISEV